The following are encoded together in the Candidatus Omnitrophota bacterium genome:
- a CDS encoding DUF192 domain-containing protein produces the protein MKIINTTRQTVIADQVAIADTPLSRMIGLLNRKQILPSEALVIESCNSIHMFFMRFSIDVIFVGKDNSVVGLVKNIKPFSLSPIFWKAQRAIELPAGTIQASGTCLGDSITQEG, from the coding sequence ATCGCTGATCAGGTGGCTATCGCTGATACGCCGCTTTCGAGAATGATCGGACTTTTGAACAGAAAACAAATCCTTCCATCGGAAGCGTTGGTCATCGAATCCTGCAATTCCATCCATATGTTCTTTATGCGTTTTTCTATTGATGTGATCTTCGTCGGAAAGGATAACTCGGTGGTAGGGCTCGTTAAAAACATCAAACCGTTTTCATTAAGCCCTATTTTTTGGAAGGCGCAGCGCGCGATAGAACTACCCGCCGGAACGATCCAGGCCTCAGGTACTTGCCTTGGAGATTCTATAACTCAAGAAGGTTAA